In the Longimicrobiales bacterium genome, one interval contains:
- the arsN2 gene encoding arsenic resistance N-acetyltransferase ArsN2: MHEANANLRPTRPEDLAAVLALLEKAELPVAGVDEWFDRFVVAEHDGRVVGVAGLEVHGTDGLLRSVAVADDWRGRGLGGALTDEILERASHDGLSAVYLLTETAENFFPRHGFVRIERDAASDAVKQSAEFSELCPSSSVAMVRQLAGGT; this comes from the coding sequence ATGCACGAGGCGAATGCGAACCTCCGGCCCACGCGGCCGGAGGACCTGGCTGCGGTCCTGGCGCTCCTCGAGAAGGCGGAGCTGCCGGTGGCCGGTGTGGACGAGTGGTTCGACCGGTTCGTCGTCGCGGAGCACGACGGCCGTGTGGTCGGCGTGGCGGGCCTGGAGGTGCACGGCACCGACGGCCTGCTGCGCTCGGTTGCCGTGGCGGACGACTGGCGCGGGCGCGGGCTGGGTGGCGCACTGACGGACGAAATCCTCGAGCGCGCTTCGCATGACGGGCTCTCCGCCGTCTACCTGCTCACGGAGACAGCCGAGAACTTCTTCCCGCGCCACGGCTTCGTCCGTATCGAGCGGGACGCCGCATCGGACGCGGTGAAACAGTCGGCGGAGTTCAGTGAGCTGTGTCCGTCGTCGTCGGTAGCCATGGTCCGCCAGCTGGCGGGAGGCACGT